The Sporomusaceae bacterium region AGATCGCTTAAAGCCAACGCATACGCCACCTTCAGGCTGCTGTCGCCGATCGCGTTGATCAGCGTATACGCGATCCTGCGCCCCAGGCCGGTCTTGATCAGCCCCTTGGCGAACAGGAAAGCCGACACCACCAGCCACACCGTCGTATTGCCGAACGCGCCGACCAGCAGATCGCCGATCTTCACCACCCCGGCCAGCGCCGTCACGCACATGGCAATCAGACCGAGGGCCCCCAAAGGCAGCGGCGGGAAAATAAAAGCGACAATCGTGGCGACAAAAATAGCGAATAAATGCCAGGCTGCGGGCTTGAGGCCCGCCGGTACGGGAATGAACCACAACACCAGTCCGATACAGACAACGGCGATACCTCGCCATGCGTTTTTGGACAACTGTTTCACCCCTCTCGCTCAATACGGAAAACTTCCTGTTGCCTCCCCTCCGCCGCCACGGCCTTCATAACCCAATAAACTCCTTATTTCCTAATAAGCAAAAAACGTGCCAAGGAGGAAACTGGAAGATAACGGCAGCTCGGGACGCGGCAGGGACCGGCCGCATCCCGAATCTGAGACTATATGGCCCGGACATGAAACAAAAATGAGAGTCGCCGGCAGGACTTCGCCGCGCCGTCAAGAAAGAAGGGAAATAATTACAACAAATATATTAACGCGAAGGAGACGCCCATGCATCGCATCGTTCTCGTTTCCCCGTTCCGCGACCTGTCACTGCTGGCCCGCTCGGCGGCCGAAGAGCTGGGCATCGCCCTGGAAGTCCACGAAGGCTCGATGGACCAGTCCGGGGAAGTGGTCAGGAAATGCCTTGCCGGCCTGCCGGTCGACGTATTCGTCAGCCGGGGCGGCACCGCCGCCTACATAGCCTCCTGCACCGACATCCCCGTCGTCAGCATGGACACCGGCCCCTTCGACATAATGGCCTGTTGCCTGGAAGCGCGCGAGCTGTCGCCCAACATCGCCGTCACCTCCTACTGGCCGCTCACCGGGCTCGACCTCCTCGAAAAAGTCCTCGGCGCCTCCATCACCAACATCAACTTCACAACCCTCGCCGACCTGGAGGAAAAAATCATCGCCCTCGCCCACAGCGGCCATTACTGCGTCGTCGGCGGCGGCCCCACCGTCACCTACGCCCAGAACAACGGCCTGCCCAGCGTCTTCCTGCGCACCAGCCGCGAAACGGTCTCCGACGCCCTCATCAAAGCCCGCGACCTTGCCAAACTCCGGCGGGACGAAAAAGCGAAAGCCTTCCGTCTCAAAGCCATCCTCGATTCCGTCTATGACGGCATCATCGCCATCGACGCAGCCGGCAAAATCGAAGTATTCAACCGCGCCGCCGAGCGCATCCTCGGCCTCAGCGCCGCCAGGACCCTCGGCCGGGCCGTCAAAACCGTCATCCCCACATCCAGGCTCGAAAGCGTCCTCCAACTCCACCAGGCCGAGATCGGCGAAATCCAGGAAATCGGCGACGTCCGCATCGTCACCAACCGCATCCCCGTCACCGACGGCCGCGCCACCATCGGCGCCGTCGCCACCTTCCAGGACGTATCCGGCGTCGTCCACGCCGAGCGCAACGTCCGCAAACAGCTCACCGGCAGCCAGTTCCGGGCCCGCTTCTCCTTCGCCGACATCGTCGGCCTCTCGCCCGTCATCCAGGAACGCAAGCGGCTCGCCAAAAGCTTCGCCGCCTCCGACCTCACCGTCCTCATCTACGGCCCCTCCGGCACCGGCAAAGAACTGTTCGCCCAAAGCATCCACCTCGCCAGCCGGCGGCGCGGCCACCCCTTCGTCGCCGTCAACTGCGGCGCCCTGCCCCCCTCGCTCCTGGAAAGCGAACTGTTCGGCTACGAAGAAGGCGCCTTCACCGGCGCCAGGCGCAAAGGCAAGCACGGCCTGTTCGAGCTCGCCCACGGCGGCACCATCTTCCTCGACGAAGTCGAAGCCATCCCCGTCGAGCTCCAGGGGCGGCTGCTCCGCGTCCTCCAGGAGCGCGAAGTCCTCAGAGTCGGCGGCGAAAGCATCGTCTCCGTCGACATCCGCGTCGTCGCCGCCACCAACACCCCGCCCAGGGAACTGCTCGCCACCGGCAAAATCCGCGCCGACCTCTTCTACCGGCTCAACGTCCTCTACCTCGAGCTGCCCGCCCTCGCCGAGCGCAAGGAAGACATCCCCGACCTCTGCCGCCACTTCCTGCCGGGCGCCGTCATCGACGAAGCAGGCTGGTTCCGGGAAATGCTCCCCTACCTCGAAAACTACTCCTGGCCCGGCAACGTCCGCGAACTCTACAACTTCGTCCAGCGCCTCGCCTTCTTCCAGGCCGGCTACGGCGGCGCCGACGCCAGGAGCCTGCTCGCGGCCATCGCCCCCAACATCCTCGAAGAGGCGGTCGCCGCCGACGGCGCAATCCCGCGCGGCGACCTGCGCCAGGAACTCGCGCGCAGCGAAATGGCGAAAATCGCCGCCGTCCTCAAAAACTCCGCCACCGCCCAGGAAGCCGCCGACCGCCTCGGCATCGGCCGCTCCACCCTCTGGCGCAAGCTCAAACAATACCGCGAAAAAACCGCCGGCCGCGATCCGCTGTCGTGAGAACGGCCGGGTAATCCTCCTCCCCGTCTTGGCACAGTATTTGCATCATATAATCACATACCGCAATAGAAAACGGGGAGGAAACGATATGGAAACAAGACGCGGCGCCCTGCAGGGTTTGACCGTCCTCGACATGACAAGAGTGCTCGCCGGCCCGTTCGCCGGGATGATAATGGCCGACATGGGGGCCAACGTCATCAAAGTCGAAGAACCGGAAAAAGGCGCCGACGAACGGCACATGGGCCCCTTCCAGAACGGCGAAAGCGCCTACTTCATGAACCTCAACCGCAACAAGCGCGGCATCACCGTCAACCTCAAAGCCCCCACAGGCAAGGAACTCTTCCGCCAGCTCGTCCAAAAAGCCGACATCGTCCTCGAAAACTTCCGGCCCGGCACCATGGAAAAACTCGGCCTCGGCTACGAAGACCTCCAAAAAATCAACCCCCGCATAATCTACGCCGCCATCTCCGGCTTCGGCCACTACGGCCCCTACAAGGACCGGCCCGGCTACGACATAATCTCCCAGGCCATGAGCGGCCTCATGAGCACCACCGGCTGGCCCGGCGGC contains the following coding sequences:
- a CDS encoding sigma 54-interacting transcriptional regulator, giving the protein MHRIVLVSPFRDLSLLARSAAEELGIALEVHEGSMDQSGEVVRKCLAGLPVDVFVSRGGTAAYIASCTDIPVVSMDTGPFDIMACCLEARELSPNIAVTSYWPLTGLDLLEKVLGASITNINFTTLADLEEKIIALAHSGHYCVVGGGPTVTYAQNNGLPSVFLRTSRETVSDALIKARDLAKLRRDEKAKAFRLKAILDSVYDGIIAIDAAGKIEVFNRAAERILGLSAARTLGRAVKTVIPTSRLESVLQLHQAEIGEIQEIGDVRIVTNRIPVTDGRATIGAVATFQDVSGVVHAERNVRKQLTGSQFRARFSFADIVGLSPVIQERKRLAKSFAASDLTVLIYGPSGTGKELFAQSIHLASRRRGHPFVAVNCGALPPSLLESELFGYEEGAFTGARRKGKHGLFELAHGGTIFLDEVEAIPVELQGRLLRVLQEREVLRVGGESIVSVDIRVVAATNTPPRELLATGKIRADLFYRLNVLYLELPALAERKEDIPDLCRHFLPGAVIDEAGWFREMLPYLENYSWPGNVRELYNFVQRLAFFQAGYGGADARSLLAAIAPNILEEAVAADGAIPRGDLRQELARSEMAKIAAVLKNSATAQEAADRLGIGRSTLWRKLKQYREKTAGRDPLS